A window of Primulina huaijiensis isolate GDHJ02 chromosome 9, ASM1229523v2, whole genome shotgun sequence contains these coding sequences:
- the LOC140983878 gene encoding uncharacterized protein — protein MAGMTQFFAQFAGNNAAAVARPPRPEAICERFMRMNPKEFTGTSDPMVVEGWIKSLEVTFRFMELEDVDRVHCATYLFGGDARLWWEGASVALDLATLSWTRFREVFFSKYFTDDVRSRLRHFIDGLRPILRRDVRVAGPTTYEVVVSRALTAEQDQRDIENDRQDCPQGTFPTQGRVFALHAVEANPGTMLLTGRIFIGGASTNALIDSGATNSFISETFANSIEVKTIGLDVAYAVVIPSGEEMAATSVVRDIDLEIHGNLVYADLIMLPMPEFDIILVMDWLHKNRDRRLMHRGFRAFIATIIFVPEVPCQLVADVPVVKDFSEVFPDDVSGRPPVREVEF, from the exons ATGGcgggtatgactcagttcttcgcacagttcgcggggaacaatgctgcagCGGTAGCTAGGCCGCCTAGACCCGAGGCTATatgtgagcggttcatgaggatgaacccgaaggagttcactGGGACGTCTGATCCCATGGTTgttgagggatggattaagtccctagAGGTTACTTTCAGATTTATGGAGCTGGAGGATGTTGACAGGGTCCATTGTGCGACCTATCTttttggaggagacgcccgtCTATGGTGGGAGGGCGCATCTGTAGCTCTGGATCTAGCTACTCTCAGTTGGACGCGCTTTAGAGAGGTGTTCTTCTCTAAGTATTTTACTGATGACGTGCGTTCGAG ACTTAGGCACTTCATTGATGGATTgaggccgatcttgcgccgtgatgttagggttgctGGCCCTACGACATATGAGGTCGTTGTCTCTAGAGCTCTtactgcagagcaggatcagagaGATATCGAGAATGACCGCCAG GATTGTCCTCAGGGGACATTTCCtactcagggcagagtgtttGCACTCCATGCAGTGGAGGCGAACCCAGGGACTATGCTcctgacag gaagAATATTTATTGGCGGAGCTTCTACGAACGCCTTGattgattcaggggccactaattcattcatatctgagaccTTTGCGAATTCCATCGAGGTCAAGACGATTGGATTGGATGTGGCGTATGCTGTGGTTATTCCATctggcgaggagatggcagcgacTAGCGtagtccgagacatagaccttgagatTCATGGAAATCTTGTCTATGCGGATTTGATCAtgctgccgatgccagagttcgatATTATCCTTGTGATGGATTGGCTACACAAGAACAGA GATAGGAGGCTCATGCATAGGGGTTTTCGAGCATTCATTGCGACTATTATATTTGTTCCCGAGGTACCCTGTCAGTTAGTCgcagatgtcccagttgtcaaGGACTTTTCAGAAGTTTTTcccgatgacgtctctggtagaCCACCGGTACGAGAGGTTGAGTTTTAG